A genomic region of Torulaspora delbrueckii CBS 1146 chromosome 7, complete genome contains the following coding sequences:
- the PSE1 gene encoding importin PSE1 (similar to Saccharomyces cerevisiae PSE1 (YMR308C); ancestral locus Anc_5.11), with amino-acid sequence MSALPDEVNNSLINVLHGFASADNETRAAAEKVLNQEWITPANIEILLIFLSEQASSSQDLTSSALSAVLFRKLALRAPPSSKTVIIAKNITQLSTNGLNQIRATLLKGFVSDRPGSIRHKLSDAMAECAQDDLPEWPELLQALIEALKNQDPNFRESSFRILSTVPHLINNVDVMNILPVFEAGFTDPDDNVKIASVTAFVGYFKQLPKAHWSKLGVLLPSLLNSLPKFLDDGKEDALAAVFESLIELVELAPKLFKDMFDQLIQFANMVIKMKDLDTPARTTALELLTVFSENSPQMCKANSNYAQTMIVSTLLMMTEVSIDDDEATDWRESDDAEEDEEEVVYDHARQALDRVSLKLGGKYLAAPLFHYLQEMVGSSQWRERFGALMALSSAAEGCRDVLIGEIPKILDMVLPLINDPHPRVQYGCCNVLGQISTDFAPLIQRTSHDRILPALISKLTNSSIDRVQTHAAAALVNFSEHANQAILEPYLDSLLTNLLTLLQSNQLYVQEQALTTIAFIAEAAEKKFIKYYDTLMPLLINVLKMDVNGANRVLKGKCIECATLIALAVGKDKFSEYSQVLVDLLILYQNNGIQDDDPIKTYLEHGWSRICRILREDFVPLLPIVLPPLLETAKATQDVSLIEEEEAANFQQYVDWDVVQIQGKHIAIHTSVLDDKVSAMELLQVYSTVLKSLFAGYVSEIMNDIAIPSIDFYLHDGVRATGASLIPVLLSCLIAAVGLQNEEVQLLWQSASSKLISGIMSEPMPEITQIYHSSLVDTLKTMGTDCLTEDAQVKFTKGLSANLTDVFERVKQRHTEDDEYNEELDQEYEDFTDEDLLDEINKSIAAFFKASKGDYITHFQSIWSLVDTYLHDSEIILTLFALVALGDMVQYCGERSAPFKDSFVPKVSGYLVSPEPSIRQAAAYIIGVCAQYAPSTYGDVCVSSLETLFQVVSIPDAQSDENQTATENASAAIAKILHAFSANMPNLETYLANWLRTLPIIVDDEAAAFSYRFLSHLIDTNSPVVSGPSNIPVVVDNVVQALHHKSISGKTAAAVVESTKRLLGTLPQADAMGILQRYPSDVMQTIQVWFS; translated from the coding sequence ATGTCTGCTCTTCCAGATGAGGTCAACAATTCGTTGATCAATGTGCTCCATGGGTTTGCATCTGCCGATAATGAGACTCGTGCCGCTGCCGAGAAGGTCTTGAACCAGGAATGGATCACACCGGCTAATATTGAGATCCTTCTAATATTTTTGTCAGAGcaagcttcttcctcaCAGGATCTAACTTCAAGTGCCTTATCCGCAGTGTTGTTCAGAAAGCTGGCGCTGAGGGCGCCACCATCATCCAAGACCGTTATTATTGCAAAAAACATCACACAACTGAGTACCAATGGGCTCAATCAAATTCGTGCTACTCTTCTGAAGGGGTTCGTCTCTGATAGACCAGGCAGTATAAGACACAAACTGTCAGACGCTATGGCCGAATGTGCTCAGGATGACCTTCCGGAATGGCCTGAACTTTTGCAGGCTCTTATTGAGgcattgaaaaatcaagatcCCAACTTTAGAGAATCGAGTTTTAGAATTTTATCCACGGTACCACACCTTATCAATAATGTCGACGTTATGAATATTCTACCAGTCTTTGAAGCAGGTTTCACTGATCCTGATGACAATGTGAAAATTGCCTCTGTCACTGCATTCGTTGGATacttcaaacaattgcCAAAAGCGCACTGGTCAAAGTTGGGTGTTTTGTTGCCAAGTTTATTAAATAGTTTgccaaagtttcttgatgatgGGAAGGAGGATGCATTAGCAGCAGTCTTTGAGTCTCTCATTGAGTTGGTGGAATTAGCTCCGAAGCTTTTCAAGGATAtgtttgatcaattgattcaGTTTGCCAACATGGTCATCAAAATGAAGGATTTAGATACACCAGCAAGGACTACAGCTTTAGAGCTCCTGACAGTTTTCAGTGAAAATTCACCTCAAATGTGTAAGGCAAATTCAAATTATGCCCAAACCATGATTGTGTCCACTCTGCTAATGATGACAGAAGTatctattgatgatgatgaggctACTGATTGGAGAGAATCCGATGAtgcagaggaagatgaagaagaagtggtttATGACCATGCACGTCAAGCTCTGGATCGTGTCTCGTTGAAATTAGGTGGGAAGTATCTGGCTGCTCCGCTTTTCCACTATCTGCAGGAAATGGTTGGATCATCTCAATGGAGAGAACGTTTTGGTGCGCTTATGGCTCTTTCCTCTGCTGCGGAAGGTTGTCGAGACGTGTTGATTGGAGAAATTCCCAAAATTCTAGATATGGTTTTACCGTTGATCAACGATCCTCATCCAAGAGTTCAATATGGGTGTTGTAATGTTTTGGGGCAAATTTCCACAGATTTTGCTCCACTGATTCAAAGGACATCGCATGACAGAATCCTACCAGCATTAATCTCAAAGTTGACTAACAGCTCAATTGACAGAGTCCAAACACATGCGGCTGCTGCGCTTGTCAATTTTTCGGAGCATGCGAACCAGGCAATTCTGGAACCATATCTAGACAGCCTGCTGACGAACTTGTTGACTCTGTTACAAAGTAATCAACTTTACGTCCAAGAACAGGCTCTGACAACGATCGCCTTCATAGCCGAAGCTGCGGagaaaaaattcatcaagtACTATGATACTTTGATGCCACTACTGATAAACGTGTTGAAGATGGATGTGAATGGAGCAAACCGAGTTCTGAAAGGAAAATGTATAGAATGCGCAACGCTGATTGCTTTGGCTGTTGGGAAAGATAAATTTTCCGAATATTCACAAGTATTGGTCGACTTACTGATATTATACCAAAATAACGGTATTCAGGATGATGATCCAATCAAAACGTATCTGGAACACGGTTGGAGTAGAATTTGCAGAATTCTGAGAGAGGATTTTGTGCCATTACTTCCAATAGTCCTTCCGCCATTATTGGAAACCGCAAAGGCCACTCAAGACGTCAGcttgattgaagaagaggaagcggccaattttcaacaataTGTCGATTGGGATGTCGTTCAGATTCAAGGAAAGCATATTGCTATTCATACTTCTGTACTCGATGACAAGGTTTCTGCCATGGAATTGCTTCAAGTTTATAGCACGGTCCTTAAGAGCTTATTTGCTGGTTACGTGAGCGAGATTATGAATGACATTGCAATTCCATCCATTGACTTTTATTTACATGACGGTGTTCGTGCAACCGGTGCAAGTCTAATCCCAGTCCTGTTATCTTGCCTGATTGCAGCCGTTGGTTTacaaaatgaagaagtacaaCTCCTATGGCAATCAGCTTCATCTAAACTTATATCTGGTATCATGTCTGAGCCAATGCCTGAAATCACTCAAATTTACCATTCTTCGTTAGTGGACACATTGAAAACGATGGGCACTGACTGCTTGACCGAAGATGCACAGGTGAAGTTCACGAAGGGTCTCTCAGCTAACTTAACAGATGTCTTCGAACGGGTTAAGCAAAGACACACTGAGGATGACGAGTATAATGAGGAATTAGATCAAGAGTACGAGGATTTCACCGACGAAGATCTTCTAGACGAGATCaacaaatcaattgcaGCATTTTTCAAGGCGAGCAAAGGGGACTATATTACCCATTTCCAAAGCATATGGTCCTTGGTGGATACGTATCTGCACGATAGTGAGATCATATTGACGCTATTCGCTCTAGTTGCTCTTGGAGACATGGTACAGTACTGCGGTGAGCGCTCTGcacctttcaaagacagCTTTGTACCCAAGGTCTCTGGATACCTCGTGTCGCCTGAGCCAAGTATTCGCCAAGCTGCTGCTTACATCATTGGTGTGTGTGCTCAATATGCTCCATCTACGTACGGTGACGTCTGTGTATCCTCCCTAGAGACTTTGTTCCAAGTTGTCAGTATACCAGATGCCCAATCAGATGAGAACCAGACAGCAACAGAGAATGCGAGTGCTGCCATAGCAAAGATTCTGCATGCTTTTAGCGCAAACATGCCTAACTTGGAAACTTACCTAGCTAACTGGCTGCGAACCCTTCCAATCATTGTTGATGACGAGGCAGCTGCATTCTCATACAGATTCCTAAGCCATTTGATCGACACAAATTCACCCGTTGTCAGTGGACCTTCCAACATCCCCGTGGTAGTTGACAACGTCGTGCAGGCACTTCATCATAAATCCATCTCGGGTAAAACTGCTGCGGCTGTGGTCGAATCAACAAAAAGACTATTAGGTACTTTACCTCAGGCGGATGCCATGGGTATCTTGCAAAGATATCCATCAGATGTGATGCAAACTATTCAAGTATGGTTCTCTTAG
- the PXR1 gene encoding telomerase inhibitor (similar to Saccharomyces cerevisiae PXR1 (YGR280C); ancestral locus Anc_5.12), producing the protein MGLAATKTKQRFGLDPRNTAWSNDTARFGHTMLEKFGWKPGMGLGMIPAESHKSHIKVSIKDDNLGLGAKIKRKERKDEFDNGECAGLDVFQRILGRLNGKEQKISDELEKQRVEKVFTGRWGVHFVKGEVLSSTWDPETKKLVSYSNKRKRSESLKEASDESSDEDEKEAKRSKKHKSDKKRSKKDKSDKKERKHKKDKKDKKHKSDKKKKSSKDKKNSQSDSCKKAVFLESSKTASKIPANVSTRLSVRAKHIRQKRAATMDSKALNEIFMITDGGFS; encoded by the coding sequence ATGGGTTTAGCGGCTACTAAAACAAAACAGAGATTTGGGTTAGATCCAAGAAACACTGCGTGGAGTAATGATACCGCGAGGTTTGGGCATACAATGCTGGAAAAGTTTGGCTGGAAACCCGGTATGGGACTTGGTATGATTCCGGCTGAGTCTCATAAGTCCCATATCAAAGTCTCTATCAAGGACGATAACTTGGGGTTAGGTGCTAAGATTAAAAGGAAGGAGAGGAAGGATGAATTCGATAATGGTGAATGCGCAGGACTTGATGTCTTCCAACGGATCTTAGGGAGGCTCAATGGGAAGGAGCAAAAGATTTCTGATGAGCTGGAAAAGCAGAGGGTGGAAAAAGTCTTCACTGGAAGATGGGGTGTGCATTTTGTGAAAGGCGAGGTTTTGTCAAGTACATGGGATCCAGAGACCAAGAAACTGGTAAGTTATTCGAATaaaaggaagagatcagAAAGTTTGAAGGAAGCCTCAGACGAGAGTTCAGACGAGGATGAGAAGGAGGCTAAACGCTCAAAGAAGCACAAATCAGATAAGAAACGTAGTAAGAAGGACAAGTcagacaagaaagaaagaaagcataagaaggacaagaaggacaagaagCACAAATcagataagaagaagaagtctAGTAAAGATAAAAAGAACTCACAATCTGATTCTTGCAAGAAGGCCGTCTTTTTGGAGTCAAGCAAAACTGCATCAAAGATTCCTGCCAATGTTTCAACGAGGCTTTCAGTTCGTGCAAAGCATATAAGGCAGAAGCGGGCAGCAACTATGGATTCTAAGGCCCTCAATGAGATTTTCATGATTACTGATGGTGGCTTCAGCTGA
- the GAS1 gene encoding 1,3-beta-glucanosyltransferase GAS1 (similar to Saccharomyces cerevisiae GAS1 (YMR307W); ancestral locus Anc_5.13), with amino-acid sequence MLFKTLAAAALASVFSSCVTADDLPAIEVVGNKFFFSNNGSQFYVRGIAYQADTANATDGDSINDPLADYDKCSRDIPYLQKLNTNVIRVYAVNTSLNHDECMSALNDAGIYVIADLSAPKDSINRLSPSWDIDLYDQYTSVVDEFSQYPNVMGFFAGNEVTNNNTNTDASPFVKAAVRDMKAYIKEKGYRSIPVGYSSNDDEDTRVPMADYFACGDSDAKADFYGINMYEWCGDANFQNSGYADRTKDFANLSIPIFFSEYGCNEVKPRKFTEVEALYGDNMTDVWSGGIVYMYFEEDNQYGLVSIDSNNDVKTLDDFNNYSSEIAKISPTSANTASYSATSTSLECPATNSNWMAATDLPPTPSEDLCDCMKAALSCVVKDDVDEDDYQDMFDYICSQISCDGITANGTTGDYGSYSFCQPKEKLSFVMNLYYNQQGGSKSNCDFSGSATLQSATTQSACGTALSQVGSSGTNKPSSSVSFSGSKSSSKSGSGSASGSSTSSGSSGSSTSTGSRNAAISNARINLSQVILSSIATISLVAGVGFALA; translated from the coding sequence ATGTTGTTCAAAACTTTGGCTGCTGCCGCTTTGGCATCGGTCTTTTCCAGTTGCGTGACCGCTGACGATCTACCAGCGATTGAAGTCGTTGGTAAcaaatttttcttctccaacaATGGTTCCCAATTCTACGTGAGAGGTATTGCTTACCAAGCTGACACTGCAAATGCTACTGATGGTGACAGTATTAACGATCCCCTAGCTGATTACGATAAGTGTTCGAGAGATATTCCATACCTACAGAAATTAAACACAAACGTTATTCGTGTTTATGCTGTCAACACTTCTTTAAACCACGACGAATGTATGAGTGCCTTGAATGATGCCGGCATTTATGTTATTGCTGATCTGTCTGCTCCAAAGGATTCGATCAACAGATTGAGCCCATCGTGGGACATCGACTTATATGATCAATACACTTCTGTTGTCGATGAATTTTCTCAATATCCAAATGTCATGGGTTTCTTCGCTGGTAACGAAGTTACCAACAATAACACTAATACTGATGCTTCTCCTTTCGTCAAGGCTGCTGTTAGAGATATGAAGGCTTATATTAAGGAGAAAGGTTACAGATCTATTCCAGTCGGTTACTCTTctaacgatgatgaagacaCTAGAGTCCCAATGGCTGACTACTTTGCTTGTGGTGACAGTGATGCCAAGGCTGATTTCTATGGTATTAACATGTACGAATGGTGTGGTGATGCAAACTTTCAAAACTCTGGTTACGCTGACAGAACAAAGGATTTCGCTAACCTAAGTATTCCAATCTTTTTCTCAGAGTATGGTTGTAATGAAGTTAAGCCAAGAAAGTTCACTGAAGTTGAAGCTTTGTACGGCGATAATATGACTGACGTCTGGTCTGGTGGTATTGTTTACATGTACTTCGAAGAAGACAACCAATACGGTTTAGTCAGCATCGACAGTAATAACGACGTTAAGACTTTGGACGACTTCAACAACTATTCCTCTGAGATCGCTAAGATCTCTCCAACTTCCGCTAACACCGCTTCTTACTCTGCTACTTCTACTTCTCTAGAATGCCCAGCTACCAACTCTAACTGGATGGCCGCTACCGATCTTCCACCAACTCCAAGCGAAGATTTGTGTGACTGTATGAAAGCTGCTTTGTCCTGTGTTGTCAAGGATGATGTTGACGAGGATGACTACCAAGATATGTTCGACTACATCTGTAGCCAAATCTCCTGTGATGGCATCACTGCCAATGGTACCACCGGTGACTACGGTTCTTACTCATTCTGCCAGCCTAAGGAGAAGCTATCATTTGTCATGAACTTGTACTACAACCAACAAGGTGGTAGCAAATCCAACTGTGATTTCAGCGGTTCCGCAACATTGCAATCTGCCACCACTCAAAGTGCGTGTGGCACTGCTTTGAGTCAAGTCGGTAGCAGCGGTACCAACAAGCCAAGCAGCTCCGTTTCTTTCAGTGGCTCCAAGTCTTCTTCCAAGAGCGGTTCTGGTTCTGCTTCTGGTTCTTCTACTTCAAGTGGCTCCTCTGGTAGTTCCACAAGCACTGGTAGCCGTAACGCTGCTATCTCTAACGCTCGTATTAACTTGTCTCAAGTCATcttatcatcaattgccACCATTTCCTTGGTCGCAGGTGTTGGTTTCGCTTTGGCTTAG